A region of Culicoides brevitarsis isolate CSIRO-B50_1 chromosome 1, AGI_CSIRO_Cbre_v1, whole genome shotgun sequence DNA encodes the following proteins:
- the LOC134826969 gene encoding protein pygopus: MTHNLGMASYRMPGPGLCQPSDFKPPPPEASQITAAPSNPKKRRKNANTANPPITSTPTPTPQDLLPPPLSGFGDTIVASNPFDDAPSMNPSPMSHMGGMHPGMNPHMHPHMGGGPMRGMSPMNMGMMPHMGARGGMSPMSGMPPGGMSPMNPNMSPMGGMSPLSGPNRSMGSPMSGNPLGSPMNAMGSPMSNSMGSPMHGCGMNNGPMSMHSPLGNGGMPLNPNQMPSHMPSQMGPASRINSMPNGPSPMPGNNPSMPPQMMGAGGPNSNNGPTNPMNSNIINSNASMGSNSNLMPPQMGPGALNTPNDSMNNQNLGLTPQQMQQQQQQQQQQTPQNRLGMHPNSMMGGSPNMGGGPMPPMGNNGPGGMPSHPQMGNMMGGPMSIGPNNGPNGMGPNGPMGMNPYGPPKPMPVSAGKVYPPDQPMVFNPQNPNAPPIYPCGVCHKEVHDNDQAMLCESGCNFWFHRPCSGLTEAAYQLIHTEVYAEWCCDKCLASKNIPLVKLKP; this comes from the exons ATGACACATAATCTAGGGATGGCTTCATACCGAATGCCAGGACCTGGATTGTGTCAGCCATCGGATTTCAAGCCGCCGCCTCCCGAAGCGTCGCAAATCACGGCAGCCCCGAGTAATCCGaagaaacgacgaaaaaatgcaaataccGCAAATCCACCGATAACGTCGACGCCAACGCCTACGCCGCAAGATCTTTTGCCGCCGCCACTCAGCGGATTCGGCGATACAATTGTCGCATCAAACCCCTTCGATGATGCGCCTTCGATGAATCCATCGCCAATGTCGCATATGGGCGGCATGCATCCCGGCATGAATCCTCATATGCATCCACATATGGGAGGAGGCCCGATGCGCGGTATGAGTCCCATGAACATGGGAATGATGCCGCATATGGGAGCGCGAGGCGGAATGTCACCCATGAGCGGAATGCCGCCCGGAGGAATGTCTCCAATGAACCCCAATATGTCGCCGATGGGAGGTATGTCGCCGTTAAGTGGACCAAATCGATCGATGGGGAGTCCCATGAGCGGAAATCCATTAg GAAGTCCAATGAACGCGATGGGATCTCCGATGAGCAATAGCATGGGTTCTCCGATGCACGGTTGTGGAATGAATAACGGGCCAATGTCGATGCATAGCCCCCTCGGAAATGGCGGAATGCCCCTGAATCCGAATCAAATGCCATCACACATGCCATCACAAATGGGACCTGCGTCTCGAATTAACAGTATGCCTAATGGACCATCGCCAATGCCGGGAAATAATCCCTCGATGCCGCCCCAAATGATGGGAGCTGGCGGCCCAAATAGCAACAACGGTCCTACAAATCCAATGAATAGCAATATTATCAATAGTAACGCGTCAATGGGCAGTAATAGTAACCTTATGCCGCCACAAATGGGACCTGGAGCACTAAATACGCCCAATGACTCGatgaataatcaaaatttaggtTTAACGCCGCAGCAAatgcaacaacagcaacagcagcaacaacaacaaacacctCAGAATCGATtag gTATGCATCCAAATTCAATGATGGGCGGTAGTCCTAACATGGGAGGCGGTCCAATGCCTCCAATGGGTAATAATGGACCCGGCGGAATGCCATCGCATCCACAAATGGGCAACATGATGGGAGGTCCAATGAGTATAGGACCGAATAACGGACCAAATGGCATGGGACCAAACGGACCAATGGGAATGAATCCATACGGACCTCCGAAACCGATGCCCGTGAGTGCCGGCAAAGTTTATCCGCCCGATCAACCGATGGTTTTCAATCCACAGAACCCGAATGCGCCACCTATTTACCCCTGTGGGGTATGCCATAAAGAAGTGCACGATAACGACCAAGCGATGTTGTGTGAATCGGGATGCAATTTTTGGTTTCAtag acctTGTAGTGGTTTAACAGAGGCAGCTTATCAACTAATACACACAGAAGTTTATGCCGAATGGTGTTGTGACAAGTGCTTGGCTTCCAAAAACATACCACTCGTTAAACTAAAACCATAA
- the LOC134837021 gene encoding sodium-coupled monocarboxylate transporter 2, producing MDVVQNVTSTVQTHFGTVDYAVFVMILSLSAGIGVYFGFFRRGEDSTEEYLHGGHKMKVIPIAISLIASQLSGVTMMTVPAEMYFYGTQYYIIAILMIAITFVINSFVQVFYENKLSNCNEYLEYRFSASVKHIIQVVYIATNFLMLPIVIYIPSLAFSQVTGTSISVINAIVCGVGVFYTMFGGIKAVVWTDVLQAFVMVASTFFIAGYSLNLLGGFGEVFSIASNGGRLELLNLNFDFTSRITFWNSSLGYSLGWLAYVGLNQNCVQRMVSLPSMKKARCAMWLFCLGFIFITSLTCFTGLLIYAKYHDCDPKTVGLIEKADQMLPLFVQDVVGHIPGITGIFISCVFSAGLSTISAMMNALAGIVYQDYLKPMNCIGHTERKANLWMKGIVLTFGIYCVLMEVVIEKFTHLLDAVYSISALLNGPTVGVFTLGLLWPWANKKGALTGVLASVGGLSYIVIGHLSLKFQDQLKYPTLNTSIEGCADLGINITNIDLNIAPIPEPIEFSLNTISFPWFSLIGGLIVWVVGIPVSAFTGGNNTRMLDVTLLAPVIRGFFKKDRTEKGEEMTFIEKKIIMDTNGTITEQIFAQKDDYEMEKKDRD from the exons ATGGATGTCGTACAAAACGTTACATCAACTGTTCAAACGCACTTTGGTACCGTAGATTATGCAGTTTTTGTGATGATTCTTTCGCTTTCCGCTGGAATTGGGGTTTATTTCGGATTTTTTCGACGTGGCGAAGACTCAACGGAAGAATATTTGCATGGAGGACACAAAATGAAAGTTATTCCAATTGCCATTTCCTTGATCGCGAGTCAGTTATCTGGCGTAACAATGATGACCGTACCTGCGGAGATGTATTTTTACGGAACGCAATATTACATTATCGCTATTTTGATGATTGCCATcacttttgtgataaattccTTCGTTCAAGTTTTCTACGAGAACAAGTTGTCAAATTGTAACGAATATCTGGAGTATCGTTTTAGTGCGAGTGTTAAACACATTATTCAAGTCGTTTATATTGCCACGAATTTTTTGATGCTGCCAATTGTTATCTACATTCCGTCTTTGGCATTTTCGCAGGTAACGGGAACGAGCATTTCGGTCATCAATGCGATCGTTTGTGGCGTTGGCGTGTTCTATACGATGTTCGGAGGTATCAAAGCTGTGGTTTGGACAGATGTGCTTCAAGCTTTTGTCATGGTAGCATCGACATTTTTCATCGCGGGTTACAGTTTGAATCTGCTTGGAGGGTTTGGGGAAGTTTTCAGTATCGCAAGTAATGGAGGAAGACTCGAACTGTTGAA TTTAAACTTTGATTTCACATCTCGCATCACTTTTTGGAATTCGAGTCTTGGATATTCGTTGGGATGGTTGGCATATGTTggtttgaatcaaaattgcGTGCAACGAATGGTGTCTTTGCCGTCAATGAAGAAAGCTCGTTGCGCAATGTGGCTTTTCTGTTTGGGATTTATCTTCATTACGAGTTTGACATGCTTCACAGGTCTCTTGATCTACGCCAAATATCACGATTGCGATCCAAAAACCGTTGGGCTCATTGAAAAAGCTGACCAAATGTTGCCCTTGTTCGTGCAAGATGTTGTCGGACACATTCCTGGCATCACGGGCATCTTCATCTCATGCGTTTTTAGTGCTGGGCTGAGCACAATTTCAGCTATGATGAATGCTCTTGCGGGAATTGTGTATCAAGATTACTTGAAACCGATGAACTGCATCGGGCATACTGAAAGAAAGGCGAATTTATGGATGAAGGGAATCGTACTTACCTTTGGCATCTATTGTGTCTTGATGGAAGTTGTCATCGAGAAGTTTACTCATCTCTTGGATGCTGTTTACTCCATTTCAGCTCTTCTCAATGGACCAACTGTTGGTGTCTTCACGTTGGGACTTCTTTGGCCTTGGGCAAACAAAAAAGGTGCTCTTACGGGAGTTCTTGCAAGTGTTGGAGGTTTGTCGTATATCGTCATTGGACATCTTTCTCTCAAATTTCAAGATCAATTGAAATATCCAACGCTTAACACATCCATTGAAGGATGCGCAGACTTGGGAATTAATATCACGAATATTGACTTGAATATCGCTCCGATTCCTGAACCGATTGAATTTAGTTTGAACACGATTTCGTTTCCGTGGTTCAGTTTGATCGGCGGATTGATTGTTTGGGTCGTTGGAATTCCTGTTAGCGCTTTTACGGGCGGCAATAACACACGAATGCTTGATGTTACGTTGTTGGCTCCCGTCATTCGTGGATTCTTCAAGAAAGATAGAACTGAAAAAGGAGAGGAAATGACCTTtattgagaagaaaattat AATGGACACGAATGGAACAATAACGGAAcagatttttgctcaaaaagatGATTATGAGATGGAAAAGAAGGAtcgagattaa
- the LOC134837667 gene encoding pro-resilin-like yields MNTFTVFMAFALAACVVAEAPGPYAAARPSSNYAPGAGGNGGGQLFQLVAVSGGNGGHGGSSFGSAGGFGGSGGFQQNNDNSQTNEGQQVDPQLLEQVKQILLQEESKASAGSQFNSGSGGAPSGSYGPPSQQYGAPSQQYGAPAAGGGRVVAIELEPVQQGRQVASFSQQTQEQSNSPAGSYGPPPRTGGRY; encoded by the exons atgaATACATTTACAGTG TTTATGGCCTTTGCATTGGCAGCATGCGTCGTCGCTGAAGCTCCCGGTCCATATGCCGCAGCTCGCCCATCATCGAACTACG CTCCAGGCGCTGGCGGTAATGGCGGCGGTCAACTCTTCCAACTCGTTGCCGTAAGCGGCGGAAACGGCGGACACGGAGGCAGCAGCTTCGGTTCAGCTGGCGGATTCGGCGGATCCGGTGGTTTCCAACAAAACAACGACAACTCTCAAACCAACGAAGGACAACAAGTCGATCCCCAATTGTTGGAACAAGTTAAGCAAATCTTGTTGCAAGAAGAAAGCAAAGCTTCCGCTGGATCTCAATTCAACTCTGGATCCGGAGGTGCTCCATCTGGCTCATACGGACCCCCATCTCAACAATATGGCGCTCCATCTCAACAATATGGTGCTCCAGCTGCTGGCGGCGGTCGCGTTGTTGCCATCGAATTGGAACCCGTTCAACAAGGACGTCAAGTTGCCAGCTTCTCCCAACAAACGCAAGAACAATCCAACTCCCCAGCTGGATCATATGGCCCACCACCACGCACTGGAGGACGCTATTAA